The Malus domestica chromosome 06, GDT2T_hap1 genome has a segment encoding these proteins:
- the LOC103437485 gene encoding dual specificity protein phosphatase PHS1-like isoform X1, with product MLYPPLQLSLPLSPTASSLSVLSSSHSFHFLKKNPNIPKINIMPKEQSQEPALTNPLQVQFICWNYRTRNWTLVLTSLRPLCLSPSLPGPCICWVTLPQGRHIESRNGWNWFVNGVPNITPLASPTTFRGSTVCLRGDFVDDWEGSLPCEQTTEVNLWERLGKAAALDIESCYFSWDRLSSLHHTEHSSSNDNSEDEMNKALEVTVNSGGVVFFGLFNQPGNDDASTKEAAAVIKISSSRMATQSERLGYEFAKWLGVRTPQARVIHNCSLEWLQMKEAAEKARDAASSEGDECGEMTCSELLEALELSRCLLLISYVQGSPLLESPTVFESRETAEKTAAALGRILMLDLVIRNEDRLPCHKLRWRGNSANLLLADKMALGNMDRLEEAFDSAIKRYKPRVIRGLHKDRRATSVDSKLGTHNAVTVTQTSDLSDIIESPRSIQSELSDHSVFSDFPVVAIDSGVPRRPPAGKRANDQEIYPRLVELLLNSSEYSSNVLHEITLGKLGRSPIQETDASDIPAYEMASVVKKFRSGFRAALRDLQGFHIFLLTLHQRLENLLRIFFNIIDRISSGESDKEDLAVPESPSHAAGSFHCASALSKERLVNENNPDFSDSESQRTALRSSSSGNKEGYDCSSPMSRDSWHGRFSKGSAEPLSSLRLTAKLRDFHKYAKVDAESNKELEQWNEMLKSDVIKLCQENNFNSGFFEGSDNNGVVDAYELKVRLEHILERIALISEAANTERPSRVTSSMFIGGALAARSVFTLQRLGITHVLCLCSNEIGQADSQFPDLFEYKNFAICDNDDTNISTIFDEAVSFTDRVEQERGKVLVHCFEGKSRSATLVLAYLMLRKNCTLLEAWNSLKQVHRRAQPNDGFAKILVDLDKKLHGRVSMEWQQRKPTMKVCPICGVNAGLSSSSLKLHLQKSHKKLSSGSVDSAMTMEIQKALTVLKISRGGSVIPKQRSHSDVEN from the exons ATGCTATATCCTCCTCTgcagctctctctccctctctctccaacTGCTTCAAGTCTCTCTGTCCTGTCCTCCTCccattcttttcattttctaaaGAAAAACCCCAACATCCCAAAAATAAACATTATGCCAAAAGAGCAAAGCCAGGAGCCTGCACTCACCAACCCTCTGCAGGTCCAG tttatatgCTGGAATTACAGGACAAGGAATTGGACCCTGGTTCTGACGAGCCTGAGGCCCCTTTGCCTCTCACCGTCACTTCCCGG GCCTTGTATATGTTGGGTGACATTGCCGCAGGGCAGGCATATAGAATCACGCAATGGATGGAACTGGTTCGTAAACGGAGTGCCAAATATCACTCCTCTGGCTTCCCCCACTACCTTCCGAGGTTCGACAGTATGCCTTCGAG GAgactttgttgatgattgggaAGGTTCTCTTCCCTGTGAGCAAACCACGGAAGTCAATCTCTGGGAAAGACTTGGTAAAGCTGCTGCATTGGACATTGAGTCGTGTTATTTTTCCTGGGATAGGCTCTCTTCGCTTCATCACACTGAGCATAGTAGTAGCAATGACAATTCTGAGGATGAAATGAATAAAGCTCTTGAG GTAACTGTAAATTCGGGGGGCGTTGTCTTCTTTGGCCTATTCAACCAGCCAGGGAATGATGATGCTTCTACTAAGGAAGCGGCGGCTGTTATAAAGATATCATCATCAAGAATGGCCACACAATCTGAACGCCTTGGATATGAATTTGCAAAGTGGCTTGGAGTTCGAACTCCTCAG GCCAGAGTCATTCATAATTGTAGCTTGGAGTGGCTGCAGATGAAGGAAGCTGCAGAGAAAGCAAGAGATGCAGCAAGTTCAGAAGGAGATGAATGTGGGGAAATGACGTGCTCAGAACTTTTGGAAGCTCTTGAACTTAGCCGATGCCTTTTGCTCATAAG CTATGTTCAGGGATCTCCTTTACTTGAAAGCCCTACTGTATTTGAGTCGAGGGAAACTGCAGAAAAAACAGCGGCTGCTCTTGGTAGGATCTTGATGTTGGATCTTGTCATCAGAAATGAGGATAGGCTTCCTTGCCATAAGCTCAGATGGCGTGGAAATTCCGCAAATCTATTGTTGGCTGACAAAATGGCTTTGGGAAATATGGATAGATTGGAGGAAGCCTTCGATTCTGCAATCAAGCGATACAAACCAAGAGTAATCAGAGGTCTTCATAAGGATAGAAGGGCAACTTCAGTAGATAGCAAATTGGGTACTCATAATGCCGTAACAGTAACACAGACCTCTGATCTTTCAGATATTATAGAGTCACCAAGATCTATACAGAGTGAACTATCAGATCATTCGGTGTTTTCTGATTTTCCAGTTGTGGCTATTGACTCTGGGGTTCCTCGTAGACCTCCTGCTGGAAAGCGTGCAAATGACCAGGAAATTTATCCCAGGTTGGTTGAGTTACTACTCAACAGTTCTGAGTACTCCTCTAATGTGTTGCATGAAATAACATTAGGGAAGTTAGGACGTTCTCCCATACAAGAAACTGATGCATCTGATATACCAGCGTATGAGATGGCTTCAGTTGTTAAAAAATTTCGTAGTGGATTCCGTGCTGCTCTTAGGGATCTGCAGGGATTCCATATATTCTTACTCACACTTCATCAAAGACTGGAGAACTTGTTACGAATATTCTTCAATATTATAGATAGAATATCCTCAGGGGAGTCCGACAAAGAGGATTTGGCAGTTCCTGAGTCTCCCTCTCATGCTGCTGGAAGTTTTCATTGTGCTTCTGCACTAAGTAAGGAACGACTTGTCAATGAGAACAATCCTGATTTTAGTGATTCCGAGTCACAGAGAACTGCTCTAAGGTCTTCGTCTTCTGGAAATAAAGAAGGCTATGACTGCAGCTCTCCCATGTCAAGGGATAGTTGGCATGGGAGGTTCTCTAAAGGAAGTGCGGAGCCCCTCAGTAGTCTGCGTTTGACAGCAAAGCTTCGGGATTTCCATAAATACGCCAAG GTTGATGCTGAATCAAACAAAGAACTGGAACAGTGGAATGAAATGCTAAAGAGTGATGTTATCAAACTATGTCAAGAGAACAATTTTAATTCTGGGTTTTTCGAGGGTAGTGACAACAATGGTGTTGTTGATGCTTATGAATTGAAG GTCAGACTTGAGCACATTCTTGAGAGGATTGCATTGATATCGGAGGCTGCAAATACAGAGAGGCCATCTCGAGTCACAAGTTCCATGTTCATCGGTGGAGCCTTGGCTGCACGATCTGTATTCACGCTGCAACGCTTAGGAATTACTCATGTATTGTGTTTGTGCTCCAATGAAATTGGACAAGCAGATTCTCAGTTTCCTGATCTATTCGAGTACAAGAATTTTGCT ATATGCGACAATGACGATACAAATATCAGCACCATCTTTGATGAAGCTGTCAGTTTTACTGATCGTGTTGAACAAGAAAGAGGGAAGGTTCTCGTCCATTGCTTCGAGGGGAAAAGTAGAAGTGCCACCCTAGTGCTTGCATACCTAATGCTGAGAAA GAATTGCACTCTATTAGAGGCGTGGAATTCTCTAAAACAAGTTCATCGTCGGGCGCAACCCAATGATGGTTTTGCAAAGATCCTAGTGGATCTGGATAAGAAACTTCATGGGAGAGTTTCCATGGAGTGGCAACAGCGGAAGCCTACGATGAAAGTTTGCCCAATCTGCGGGGTAAATGCAGGTCTGAGTAGCAGCTCGCTTAAGCTTCATCTGCAGAAATCACACAAGAAGCTATCGTCAGGTAGCGTCGATAGTGCAATGACAATGGAGATACAAAAGGCTTTGACAGTGCTAAAAATTAGCCGAGGCGGAAGCGTCATCCCTAAACAGAGGTCTCATTCAGATGTGGAAAATTAA
- the LOC103437485 gene encoding dual specificity protein phosphatase PHS1-like isoform X2, whose translation MLYPPLQLSLPLSPTASSLSVLSSSHSFHFLKKNPNIPKINIMPKEQSQEPALTNPLQVQDKELDPGSDEPEAPLPLTVTSRALYMLGDIAAGQAYRITQWMELVRKRSAKYHSSGFPHYLPRFDSMPSSVGDFVDDWEGSLPCEQTTEVNLWERLGKAAALDIESCYFSWDRLSSLHHTEHSSSNDNSEDEMNKALEVTVNSGGVVFFGLFNQPGNDDASTKEAAAVIKISSSRMATQSERLGYEFAKWLGVRTPQARVIHNCSLEWLQMKEAAEKARDAASSEGDECGEMTCSELLEALELSRCLLLISYVQGSPLLESPTVFESRETAEKTAAALGRILMLDLVIRNEDRLPCHKLRWRGNSANLLLADKMALGNMDRLEEAFDSAIKRYKPRVIRGLHKDRRATSVDSKLGTHNAVTVTQTSDLSDIIESPRSIQSELSDHSVFSDFPVVAIDSGVPRRPPAGKRANDQEIYPRLVELLLNSSEYSSNVLHEITLGKLGRSPIQETDASDIPAYEMASVVKKFRSGFRAALRDLQGFHIFLLTLHQRLENLLRIFFNIIDRISSGESDKEDLAVPESPSHAAGSFHCASALSKERLVNENNPDFSDSESQRTALRSSSSGNKEGYDCSSPMSRDSWHGRFSKGSAEPLSSLRLTAKLRDFHKYAKVDAESNKELEQWNEMLKSDVIKLCQENNFNSGFFEGSDNNGVVDAYELKVRLEHILERIALISEAANTERPSRVTSSMFIGGALAARSVFTLQRLGITHVLCLCSNEIGQADSQFPDLFEYKNFAICDNDDTNISTIFDEAVSFTDRVEQERGKVLVHCFEGKSRSATLVLAYLMLRKNCTLLEAWNSLKQVHRRAQPNDGFAKILVDLDKKLHGRVSMEWQQRKPTMKVCPICGVNAGLSSSSLKLHLQKSHKKLSSGSVDSAMTMEIQKALTVLKISRGGSVIPKQRSHSDVEN comes from the exons ATGCTATATCCTCCTCTgcagctctctctccctctctctccaacTGCTTCAAGTCTCTCTGTCCTGTCCTCCTCccattcttttcattttctaaaGAAAAACCCCAACATCCCAAAAATAAACATTATGCCAAAAGAGCAAAGCCAGGAGCCTGCACTCACCAACCCTCTGCAGGTCCAG GACAAGGAATTGGACCCTGGTTCTGACGAGCCTGAGGCCCCTTTGCCTCTCACCGTCACTTCCCGG GCCTTGTATATGTTGGGTGACATTGCCGCAGGGCAGGCATATAGAATCACGCAATGGATGGAACTGGTTCGTAAACGGAGTGCCAAATATCACTCCTCTGGCTTCCCCCACTACCTTCCGAGGTTCGACAGTATGCCTTCGAG TGTAGGAgactttgttgatgattgggaAGGTTCTCTTCCCTGTGAGCAAACCACGGAAGTCAATCTCTGGGAAAGACTTGGTAAAGCTGCTGCATTGGACATTGAGTCGTGTTATTTTTCCTGGGATAGGCTCTCTTCGCTTCATCACACTGAGCATAGTAGTAGCAATGACAATTCTGAGGATGAAATGAATAAAGCTCTTGAG GTAACTGTAAATTCGGGGGGCGTTGTCTTCTTTGGCCTATTCAACCAGCCAGGGAATGATGATGCTTCTACTAAGGAAGCGGCGGCTGTTATAAAGATATCATCATCAAGAATGGCCACACAATCTGAACGCCTTGGATATGAATTTGCAAAGTGGCTTGGAGTTCGAACTCCTCAG GCCAGAGTCATTCATAATTGTAGCTTGGAGTGGCTGCAGATGAAGGAAGCTGCAGAGAAAGCAAGAGATGCAGCAAGTTCAGAAGGAGATGAATGTGGGGAAATGACGTGCTCAGAACTTTTGGAAGCTCTTGAACTTAGCCGATGCCTTTTGCTCATAAG CTATGTTCAGGGATCTCCTTTACTTGAAAGCCCTACTGTATTTGAGTCGAGGGAAACTGCAGAAAAAACAGCGGCTGCTCTTGGTAGGATCTTGATGTTGGATCTTGTCATCAGAAATGAGGATAGGCTTCCTTGCCATAAGCTCAGATGGCGTGGAAATTCCGCAAATCTATTGTTGGCTGACAAAATGGCTTTGGGAAATATGGATAGATTGGAGGAAGCCTTCGATTCTGCAATCAAGCGATACAAACCAAGAGTAATCAGAGGTCTTCATAAGGATAGAAGGGCAACTTCAGTAGATAGCAAATTGGGTACTCATAATGCCGTAACAGTAACACAGACCTCTGATCTTTCAGATATTATAGAGTCACCAAGATCTATACAGAGTGAACTATCAGATCATTCGGTGTTTTCTGATTTTCCAGTTGTGGCTATTGACTCTGGGGTTCCTCGTAGACCTCCTGCTGGAAAGCGTGCAAATGACCAGGAAATTTATCCCAGGTTGGTTGAGTTACTACTCAACAGTTCTGAGTACTCCTCTAATGTGTTGCATGAAATAACATTAGGGAAGTTAGGACGTTCTCCCATACAAGAAACTGATGCATCTGATATACCAGCGTATGAGATGGCTTCAGTTGTTAAAAAATTTCGTAGTGGATTCCGTGCTGCTCTTAGGGATCTGCAGGGATTCCATATATTCTTACTCACACTTCATCAAAGACTGGAGAACTTGTTACGAATATTCTTCAATATTATAGATAGAATATCCTCAGGGGAGTCCGACAAAGAGGATTTGGCAGTTCCTGAGTCTCCCTCTCATGCTGCTGGAAGTTTTCATTGTGCTTCTGCACTAAGTAAGGAACGACTTGTCAATGAGAACAATCCTGATTTTAGTGATTCCGAGTCACAGAGAACTGCTCTAAGGTCTTCGTCTTCTGGAAATAAAGAAGGCTATGACTGCAGCTCTCCCATGTCAAGGGATAGTTGGCATGGGAGGTTCTCTAAAGGAAGTGCGGAGCCCCTCAGTAGTCTGCGTTTGACAGCAAAGCTTCGGGATTTCCATAAATACGCCAAG GTTGATGCTGAATCAAACAAAGAACTGGAACAGTGGAATGAAATGCTAAAGAGTGATGTTATCAAACTATGTCAAGAGAACAATTTTAATTCTGGGTTTTTCGAGGGTAGTGACAACAATGGTGTTGTTGATGCTTATGAATTGAAG GTCAGACTTGAGCACATTCTTGAGAGGATTGCATTGATATCGGAGGCTGCAAATACAGAGAGGCCATCTCGAGTCACAAGTTCCATGTTCATCGGTGGAGCCTTGGCTGCACGATCTGTATTCACGCTGCAACGCTTAGGAATTACTCATGTATTGTGTTTGTGCTCCAATGAAATTGGACAAGCAGATTCTCAGTTTCCTGATCTATTCGAGTACAAGAATTTTGCT ATATGCGACAATGACGATACAAATATCAGCACCATCTTTGATGAAGCTGTCAGTTTTACTGATCGTGTTGAACAAGAAAGAGGGAAGGTTCTCGTCCATTGCTTCGAGGGGAAAAGTAGAAGTGCCACCCTAGTGCTTGCATACCTAATGCTGAGAAA GAATTGCACTCTATTAGAGGCGTGGAATTCTCTAAAACAAGTTCATCGTCGGGCGCAACCCAATGATGGTTTTGCAAAGATCCTAGTGGATCTGGATAAGAAACTTCATGGGAGAGTTTCCATGGAGTGGCAACAGCGGAAGCCTACGATGAAAGTTTGCCCAATCTGCGGGGTAAATGCAGGTCTGAGTAGCAGCTCGCTTAAGCTTCATCTGCAGAAATCACACAAGAAGCTATCGTCAGGTAGCGTCGATAGTGCAATGACAATGGAGATACAAAAGGCTTTGACAGTGCTAAAAATTAGCCGAGGCGGAAGCGTCATCCCTAAACAGAGGTCTCATTCAGATGTGGAAAATTAA
- the LOC103437485 gene encoding dual specificity protein phosphatase PHS1-like isoform X3, producing the protein MLELQDKELDPGSDEPEAPLPLTVTSRALYMLGDIAAGQAYRITQWMELVRKRSAKYHSSGFPHYLPRFDSMPSSVGDFVDDWEGSLPCEQTTEVNLWERLGKAAALDIESCYFSWDRLSSLHHTEHSSSNDNSEDEMNKALEVTVNSGGVVFFGLFNQPGNDDASTKEAAAVIKISSSRMATQSERLGYEFAKWLGVRTPQARVIHNCSLEWLQMKEAAEKARDAASSEGDECGEMTCSELLEALELSRCLLLISYVQGSPLLESPTVFESRETAEKTAAALGRILMLDLVIRNEDRLPCHKLRWRGNSANLLLADKMALGNMDRLEEAFDSAIKRYKPRVIRGLHKDRRATSVDSKLGTHNAVTVTQTSDLSDIIESPRSIQSELSDHSVFSDFPVVAIDSGVPRRPPAGKRANDQEIYPRLVELLLNSSEYSSNVLHEITLGKLGRSPIQETDASDIPAYEMASVVKKFRSGFRAALRDLQGFHIFLLTLHQRLENLLRIFFNIIDRISSGESDKEDLAVPESPSHAAGSFHCASALSKERLVNENNPDFSDSESQRTALRSSSSGNKEGYDCSSPMSRDSWHGRFSKGSAEPLSSLRLTAKLRDFHKYAKVDAESNKELEQWNEMLKSDVIKLCQENNFNSGFFEGSDNNGVVDAYELKVRLEHILERIALISEAANTERPSRVTSSMFIGGALAARSVFTLQRLGITHVLCLCSNEIGQADSQFPDLFEYKNFAICDNDDTNISTIFDEAVSFTDRVEQERGKVLVHCFEGKSRSATLVLAYLMLRKNCTLLEAWNSLKQVHRRAQPNDGFAKILVDLDKKLHGRVSMEWQQRKPTMKVCPICGVNAGLSSSSLKLHLQKSHKKLSSGSVDSAMTMEIQKALTVLKISRGGSVIPKQRSHSDVEN; encoded by the exons atgCTGGAATTACAGGACAAGGAATTGGACCCTGGTTCTGACGAGCCTGAGGCCCCTTTGCCTCTCACCGTCACTTCCCGG GCCTTGTATATGTTGGGTGACATTGCCGCAGGGCAGGCATATAGAATCACGCAATGGATGGAACTGGTTCGTAAACGGAGTGCCAAATATCACTCCTCTGGCTTCCCCCACTACCTTCCGAGGTTCGACAGTATGCCTTCGAG TGTAGGAgactttgttgatgattgggaAGGTTCTCTTCCCTGTGAGCAAACCACGGAAGTCAATCTCTGGGAAAGACTTGGTAAAGCTGCTGCATTGGACATTGAGTCGTGTTATTTTTCCTGGGATAGGCTCTCTTCGCTTCATCACACTGAGCATAGTAGTAGCAATGACAATTCTGAGGATGAAATGAATAAAGCTCTTGAG GTAACTGTAAATTCGGGGGGCGTTGTCTTCTTTGGCCTATTCAACCAGCCAGGGAATGATGATGCTTCTACTAAGGAAGCGGCGGCTGTTATAAAGATATCATCATCAAGAATGGCCACACAATCTGAACGCCTTGGATATGAATTTGCAAAGTGGCTTGGAGTTCGAACTCCTCAG GCCAGAGTCATTCATAATTGTAGCTTGGAGTGGCTGCAGATGAAGGAAGCTGCAGAGAAAGCAAGAGATGCAGCAAGTTCAGAAGGAGATGAATGTGGGGAAATGACGTGCTCAGAACTTTTGGAAGCTCTTGAACTTAGCCGATGCCTTTTGCTCATAAG CTATGTTCAGGGATCTCCTTTACTTGAAAGCCCTACTGTATTTGAGTCGAGGGAAACTGCAGAAAAAACAGCGGCTGCTCTTGGTAGGATCTTGATGTTGGATCTTGTCATCAGAAATGAGGATAGGCTTCCTTGCCATAAGCTCAGATGGCGTGGAAATTCCGCAAATCTATTGTTGGCTGACAAAATGGCTTTGGGAAATATGGATAGATTGGAGGAAGCCTTCGATTCTGCAATCAAGCGATACAAACCAAGAGTAATCAGAGGTCTTCATAAGGATAGAAGGGCAACTTCAGTAGATAGCAAATTGGGTACTCATAATGCCGTAACAGTAACACAGACCTCTGATCTTTCAGATATTATAGAGTCACCAAGATCTATACAGAGTGAACTATCAGATCATTCGGTGTTTTCTGATTTTCCAGTTGTGGCTATTGACTCTGGGGTTCCTCGTAGACCTCCTGCTGGAAAGCGTGCAAATGACCAGGAAATTTATCCCAGGTTGGTTGAGTTACTACTCAACAGTTCTGAGTACTCCTCTAATGTGTTGCATGAAATAACATTAGGGAAGTTAGGACGTTCTCCCATACAAGAAACTGATGCATCTGATATACCAGCGTATGAGATGGCTTCAGTTGTTAAAAAATTTCGTAGTGGATTCCGTGCTGCTCTTAGGGATCTGCAGGGATTCCATATATTCTTACTCACACTTCATCAAAGACTGGAGAACTTGTTACGAATATTCTTCAATATTATAGATAGAATATCCTCAGGGGAGTCCGACAAAGAGGATTTGGCAGTTCCTGAGTCTCCCTCTCATGCTGCTGGAAGTTTTCATTGTGCTTCTGCACTAAGTAAGGAACGACTTGTCAATGAGAACAATCCTGATTTTAGTGATTCCGAGTCACAGAGAACTGCTCTAAGGTCTTCGTCTTCTGGAAATAAAGAAGGCTATGACTGCAGCTCTCCCATGTCAAGGGATAGTTGGCATGGGAGGTTCTCTAAAGGAAGTGCGGAGCCCCTCAGTAGTCTGCGTTTGACAGCAAAGCTTCGGGATTTCCATAAATACGCCAAG GTTGATGCTGAATCAAACAAAGAACTGGAACAGTGGAATGAAATGCTAAAGAGTGATGTTATCAAACTATGTCAAGAGAACAATTTTAATTCTGGGTTTTTCGAGGGTAGTGACAACAATGGTGTTGTTGATGCTTATGAATTGAAG GTCAGACTTGAGCACATTCTTGAGAGGATTGCATTGATATCGGAGGCTGCAAATACAGAGAGGCCATCTCGAGTCACAAGTTCCATGTTCATCGGTGGAGCCTTGGCTGCACGATCTGTATTCACGCTGCAACGCTTAGGAATTACTCATGTATTGTGTTTGTGCTCCAATGAAATTGGACAAGCAGATTCTCAGTTTCCTGATCTATTCGAGTACAAGAATTTTGCT ATATGCGACAATGACGATACAAATATCAGCACCATCTTTGATGAAGCTGTCAGTTTTACTGATCGTGTTGAACAAGAAAGAGGGAAGGTTCTCGTCCATTGCTTCGAGGGGAAAAGTAGAAGTGCCACCCTAGTGCTTGCATACCTAATGCTGAGAAA GAATTGCACTCTATTAGAGGCGTGGAATTCTCTAAAACAAGTTCATCGTCGGGCGCAACCCAATGATGGTTTTGCAAAGATCCTAGTGGATCTGGATAAGAAACTTCATGGGAGAGTTTCCATGGAGTGGCAACAGCGGAAGCCTACGATGAAAGTTTGCCCAATCTGCGGGGTAAATGCAGGTCTGAGTAGCAGCTCGCTTAAGCTTCATCTGCAGAAATCACACAAGAAGCTATCGTCAGGTAGCGTCGATAGTGCAATGACAATGGAGATACAAAAGGCTTTGACAGTGCTAAAAATTAGCCGAGGCGGAAGCGTCATCCCTAAACAGAGGTCTCATTCAGATGTGGAAAATTAA
- the LOC103437486 gene encoding serine carboxypeptidase-like 45, giving the protein MYSSHTWKAMAMAAALVLQTYSSMEVVESSSHHHPDHKITRLPGQPHVGFQQFSGYITVDDHNHKALFYYFAEADINPASKPLVLWLNGGPGCSSLGVGAFSENGPFRPDGEVLVRNEYSWNREANMLYLETPVGVGFSYSKSNSSYMAVDDEATARGNLVFLQRWLNKFPQYRHMDLFLAGESYAGHYIPQLAKLIVEINRKEKFNLKGIALGNPVLEFATDLNSQAEFLWSHGLISDSTYNMFTSVCNYSRYVSEYYRRSVSPVCSRVVSQVTKETSQFVDKYDVTLDVCISSVLSQSKFISPNQMTERIDVCVEDKTVIYLNRKDVQKALHARLVGVRRWDVCSSILEYQMLNLEIPTISLVGSLVKQGIQVLVYSGDQDSVIPLTGSRRLVSRLARELGLNTTVPYRVWFEGKQVGGWTQVYGNILSFATIRGASHEAPFSQPERSLRLFKSFLEGRPLPEVF; this is encoded by the exons ATGTATTCTTCTCATACATGGAAGGCCATGGCAATGGCTGCGGCACTTGTACTTCAGACCTACTCTTCCATGGAGGTTGTTGAGTCCTCTTCTCATCACCATCCTGATCACAAGATAACCCGCCTTCCTGGACAACCCCATGTCGGATTCCAACAGTTTTCTGGTTATATTACTGTGGACGATCACAACCATAAAGCTCTCTTTTACTACTTTGCTGAAGCAGATATCAATCCAGCTTCAAAGCCTTTGGTCCTCTGGTTGAATGGAG GACCTGGTTGTTCTTCTCTTGGAGTAGGAGCATTCTCTGAGAATGGACCTTTTAGACCAGATGGTGAGGTCTTGGTTAGAAATGAGTACAGCTGGAATAGAG AGGCAAATATGTTGTATTTAGAGACACCAGTTGGAGTGGGATTCTCTTATTCTAAATCCAATTCCTCCTATATGGCAGTGGATGATGAGGCGACAG CCAGGGGCAATCTTGTATTCTTGCAACGCTGGCTCAACAAGTTCCCCCAATACAGGCACATGGATTTGTTTCTAGCAGGAGAGAGTTACGCAG GTCACTACATCCCTCAACTTGCGAAGCTCATTGTTGAAATCAACAGAAAGGAGAAGTTCAATCTAAAAGGAATTGCT CTGGGAAATCCCGTTCTAGAATTTGCCACGGACTTGAATTCGCAGGCGGAGTTCCTTTGGTCTCACGGGCTGATATCCGATTCAACATACAACATGTTCACTTCTGTCTGTAACTATTCGCGCTATGTGAGCGAGTACTACAGACGCTCGGTCTCACCTGTTTGCTCAAGGGTTGTGAGCCAAGTGACCAAGGAAACAAGTCAATTTGTGGACAAGTATGATGTAACCCTAGATGTCTGTATTTCATCTGTGCTTTCACAATCCAAATTTATAAGCCCCAAT CAAATGACTGAGAGGATAGACGTGTGTGTTGAAGACAAAACTGTGATTTATTTGAACCGGAAAGATGTGCAAAAGGCTCTCCATGCGCGGCTTGTTGGCGTGCGCAGATGGGATGTTTGCAGCAG CATTTTGGAGTACCAAATGCTCAACCTGGAAATACCTACAATCTCATTAGTTGGATCGCTTGTGAAGCAAGGCATCCAAGTCTTGGTGTACAG TGGAGATCAGGATTCTGTAATTCCATTAACGGGAAGCCGAAGATTGGTCTCTAGATTGGCAAGGGAGTTAGGATTGAACACCACTGTCCCTTATCGAGTTTGGTTCGAGGGAAAGCAG GTTGGTGGGTGGACTCAAGTTTATGGAAACATTCTCTCATTTGCCACCATCAGAGGTGCCTCTCATGAAGCTCCATTCTCACAGCCTGAGAGATCACTGAGGCTATTTAAGTCATTTCTGGAAGGCAGGCCTCTGCCTGAAGTTTTCTGA